CTGCCGCATCGTCGCCGATCTTCGATGGGCGTCGTTCCGCAGGAAATCGCGCTCTATGACATGCTGACCGCCACGGCGAATCTGCACGTTTTCGGGGCGGTGCAGGGACTCACGGGAGTGCAACTGCGCGAACGAATCGGCTTCGTGCTCGATGCGGTTGGTTTAACCGAGCGCGCTCATTCGCGGGTCAAGACCTTTTCCGGGGGAATGAAACGGCGGCTCAATCTGGCGGTGGGACTCTTGAGCGATCCGGAAGTATTGCTACTCGATGAACCGACGGTGGGCGTGGATCCGCAGTCGCGGGCCAGCATCTTTGCGCTCTTGCGTTCGTTGAATGAATCCGGCAAGACGATTCTTTACACCACGCACTACATGGAAGAGGCCGAGCGGCTGTGCGGGAGAATCGGGATTCTCGATCACGGCCAGCTGCTCGCGGAAGGGACTCTTACCGAGCTTGTAGAGAAAGTGGAACTTCCACGTACGATCCGCGTGAGTGGCACGGCTTTCATGGAAAGCCCGCCAAAGCTGAAATCGGCGGCACATCGGGCGACGCACGACGCCGTCGAATATATTCCCCGTGATCCTTCGCAACTGGGAGCGGTGGTTCGCGAGCTCGAAGAATCGCGAACCGTCTATGACCGTCTGGAAGTGATCGGGCCGAATCTGGAAACGCTCTTTCTTCAACTCACCGGCCGGGAGCTCCGCAACTGATGCGACGCGTTCTCCATCTCGTCGCCAAGGATTTCCGGATATTTCTGACCGATCCGGTCGCCGTCGCGCTTGGCTTCGTCGTACCGATTGTGATGATTACGATCTTCGGACTCGTCTTCGGGCGGGAACGAGGCGGAATGTCGGAGCTTGTCGTCTTAGCCGTCAATCAGGATCGGGGTCCGGCGGGCGCGAGGCTGCTGCGCGCGCTCGATGAAACGGATGAAATCCGCATTATCGAGACAGTGCGCGGCGACACGACGGCTCTCGACAGTGCGAAAGCGCGCGAGCGAGTCGAGCGGGGACGAAGCTCGGTCGCCGTTATCGTGCCGCGTGATTTCTCGGACGGTTTGCGCGAGGGCGAAGTCCGACTCACACTGTTCTATGATCCGCAGAATCCAATCGCGGCGGGCGTGACACAGGGACTCCTGCAGAAGCAGGTGTTCACGAGCTTTCCCGGAATGATGCCAACCGGGCTGTCGCGGCAGTCGTTCGGCGCGGATTCGCTGACGAAGCTCGGCTTTGACCGCGATCTGGTCGCAGCGATTGAGCGAAATTTCGGCGTGAAACTGCCCGACTCGGTGCCGTTCTACAAGACGATGCCCAAGGAGTGGCTGCTGGGAACGGACCCGGATACGGCCGCCGTGTCGAGTGCGGATTCGGCGCAATCCGGTTTCTCTCGCATCTTCGATGACATGATGAAGATCGAGAGCGAAGCCGTGGTCGGGAAGAATATCGTCAATCCGGGAATCGCGCAGAGCGTAGCCGGACCGGCGGTGATGTTTCTGCTCTTTGCCGTCGGGGCGATTGCGGCATCGCTGCTTCGCGAGATGCACTACGGCACGGCGGCGAGGCTGCTGGTCAGCGGCGTGCGCGCCGGAGAATTGCTTGTATCGAAGGGTTTCTACGCGCTGCTTCTCGGATGCGGGCAGCTCGTGGTGATGATGATCTACGGCTGGCTCGTTTTCCGCCTGGATATCTTCGGGAATTTCGGACCGCTGATTCTCATGATCATCTGCACGTCGGCGGCAATGAGTGCGGTGGGACTCTTCATCGCCGCCATCAGCCGCACTGAAGAGCAAGCCTACGGTTTTCAGGTGATCGTGATTCTCGGCATGTCGGCCATCGGCGGGGCGATGTTTCCGAGCTTCATGATTCCGGCCGCCGTCCGCACCATTGCCCAAGCCACTCCCGTTCACTGGGCGATGCAGGGCTTCCTCGACGTGTTCTGGCGCTTGCAGCCGGTGAGCGGAATCGCTCTTGAATGTGGAATCCTGCTCGGCATGACGGCGACGCTCACGATTATCGCAGTTTCTCTTTTCTACAAGCGACTGGCTATAGAGCTGGGTTAGTCGTCTTTCACCTCACGGCTCACGTCAACTCAAAAACGCTATCAAGCAATTTTCACACCATGGCAAAACACACTATCGCCTGGCTTCCCGGTGACGGCGTCGGCACCGAAGTCATGGAAGCCGCCCGACACTGCCTCGAAGCTCTCGAATTCAAGGCCGAGTACATTCACGGCGACATCGGTTGGGAATTCTGGATCAAGGAAGGCAATCCGCTTCCCGACCGTACGCTCGAAATCCTGAAGAAGACCGAATGCGCGCTGTTCGGCGCGATCACCTCCAAGCCGCGCGACGAAGCGGCCGAGGAACTCGATCCTTCGCTGCAGGGCAAGGGACTGGACTATTTCTCCCCCATCGTTCGCCTGCGGCAGGAGCTCAATCTGCACACCAACATCCGCCCCTGCAAAGCCTATCCCGGCAATCCGCTGAATTTCAAAGACGGGATTGACATCGTGGTGTTTCGCGAGAACACCGAGGGAATGTACGGCGGAGTGGAGTTCCATCCGCTGCCGCAAAACGTGTATGACACACTCTGTGCCGCGCACAAGAAGATGAAGAAGTTCGGTCAGTTCGGAATGGACAATCTGGCCGTCACGTTGCGCATCATGTCGCGGCAAGCCTGTCGCAGCATTATCAAACAGGGTTTCTCGTATGCCAAGCGGCACGGAAGACGTTCGGTCACGGTCTGCGACAAGCCCAACGTCCTCCGCGAAACCGGCGGCCTGATGATTCGCACCGCGCGCGAAGTGGTGAAAGAGTATCCCTCAATCCCGCTCTATGAGACCAACATTGACGCGCAGTGTATGTGGCTGGTGAAGAATCCGCACGACTACGATATCATCGTCGCCGAGAACATGTTCGGCGATATTCTCTCCGACCTATGCGCGCAACTGGTGGGCGGACTGGGATTTGCCTCGGCGGGCAACATCGGCGACAGCTACGCGGTGTTCGAGCCGACGCACGGCAGCGCTCCCAAGTACACCGGCCAATATAAAGTCAATCCGATCGCCTGCATTCTGGCCGCCAAACTGATGCTGGATTGGCTGGGCGAGAGCGATATGGCGGTGCGACTCGAAAACGCTGTTGCCGCCGTGATCGCCGAAGGCAAAGTGCGCACCTACGACATGGGCGGTAAGTCCACCAGCAAGGAAATGGCGCAGGCCATTGTCGGGAAAATCCGCGGCAAATAGCGCCGCCGACACATCGTGGGAGTCCGACGGGCCGCGCACGCATCGCGTGGCCGTGGGAGCCTACATTTTTCGCGAGGGGCGGGTACTGCTGGTGAAGCGGATGAACCCGCCCTACACCTTCGCGCCGCCGGGAGGACGGCTCAATGTGGGCGAAGATCCCGAAACGGGTCTACGTCGTGAAGTTCGCGAAGAGACCGGTTTGGAAATTGAACTGCTCGGTCTTGCGCACTATTGGTACGGCAGTATGGACGGCGCGAAGCCCGAGCTTCTCTGCATGAATTTCCTGGCCGAAAGTGCGGAGGAAGACGTGCGACTCAGCGACGAACACAGCGCCAGCGTGTGGGCGAGCCGCGCCGACATTGAAAGCGGCACCATCCAGACGTTGGACGAGAAAGGCTACGGCTATCGGCCGGAAGACATTCTTCTGGCGTTCGATCTCTACCTACAAAGGCAGGGAGTGGCCCGCTGAATTCCGACGCCGACTTGCGCCAGCGACTAACGGCCGTCTGCGGCGGAACGGACGAGATGAAGGCGCGGCTCTTCGCCTTCCTCGCCAAGTCATCCATTTCCCCTTTACGCTTGGGAGATGAGACGATCTCCGTCGAAACGGCGCGCGCGCTGCTTCGCGAACTCATCCCCGCGACCATCGAAGTACGAGACGTATGTACGGCCTCCCTCGCGGTGGTCGCGGCGGCTCCCCACGTCAGCTTCGACAACTGGTCGGAGTATTTCTGCAATCGCGTGGCTCGTCGGCTCGGATTGGGTCGCGTGATCGCACAGAATTTCCGGGATCACGATCCCCATTCGATTCCGGTTTCCATCGGCCGTTTTCTTCACGTGAACCGGCCCACTGAGTCAAAGGGTCCGGGTCGTCGTGAGCGAGAAACGGAGCGCGCACTCGCGGCGTTCGAAGAATATACGGCGGCATTGGCGCGCGCATCGGGTCGCGAGCGGCTCCCCCTCGATCTCCTGATCGAGTTCCATTCGCATCGCCGCTCGGCGCGTATCGAGATCGCGACAACGGGAGTGAGCAACGCGCTTGCTTCGCATCTCTGTGAACGCTACGCCAAGCGGCGAACTCGTACCGATTGCCTGCCGCCGTTGCGAGTGGAACCGCTTCATCGGTTAACACTCGCCGCGCGGGCGGCCAAGCAGGTCGGATCATTGCAGGTTTCCGTGACGCGCTGCGCCCTGCACATTGAGATTCCAAGTGAAGGACGGCATTCCGAAGAGGCTCGAACGGCCTGCTCGGACGCACTGGTGGAACTCGTGAACGAAACCATTCAGAGAGTGAATTCAACATCCGAATCCGAGTGAGTACGCAACTCGGCCGGGAGAACCGCCGATTCTGATCTCCGCTCTTCCCCTCTTATCCGTCGGGACACTTCCCGTGGAAGCTCCCCCGCTGGCGTGGTCGCTGCCGTTTGCGCTGCTGCTGGCCAGCATCGCGGCCTTTCCGCTCATTTCCCACCGCTGGTGGGAGCGCAACTATCCGTGGGTGGCGCTCCCGCTGGGGACTATCGTTGCCATCTACTATGTATTCTTCTTCGGTGGCCACGAACGGATGCTCCTCACGGGGCACGAATATATCTCGTTT
The bacterium genome window above contains:
- a CDS encoding ATP-binding cassette domain-containing protein, which codes for LPHRRRSSMGVVPQEIALYDMLTATANLHVFGAVQGLTGVQLRERIGFVLDAVGLTERAHSRVKTFSGGMKRRLNLAVGLLSDPEVLLLDEPTVGVDPQSRASIFALLRSLNESGKTILYTTHYMEEAERLCGRIGILDHGQLLAEGTLTELVEKVELPRTIRVSGTAFMESPPKLKSAAHRATHDAVEYIPRDPSQLGAVVRELEESRTVYDRLEVIGPNLETLFLQLTGRELRN
- a CDS encoding ABC transporter permease, whose translation is MRRVLHLVAKDFRIFLTDPVAVALGFVVPIVMITIFGLVFGRERGGMSELVVLAVNQDRGPAGARLLRALDETDEIRIIETVRGDTTALDSAKARERVERGRSSVAVIVPRDFSDGLREGEVRLTLFYDPQNPIAAGVTQGLLQKQVFTSFPGMMPTGLSRQSFGADSLTKLGFDRDLVAAIERNFGVKLPDSVPFYKTMPKEWLLGTDPDTAAVSSADSAQSGFSRIFDDMMKIESEAVVGKNIVNPGIAQSVAGPAVMFLLFAVGAIAASLLREMHYGTAARLLVSGVRAGELLVSKGFYALLLGCGQLVVMMIYGWLVFRLDIFGNFGPLILMIICTSAAMSAVGLFIAAISRTEEQAYGFQVIVILGMSAIGGAMFPSFMIPAAVRTIAQATPVHWAMQGFLDVFWRLQPVSGIALECGILLGMTATLTIIAVSLFYKRLAIELG
- a CDS encoding isocitrate/isopropylmalate dehydrogenase family protein, with translation MAKHTIAWLPGDGVGTEVMEAARHCLEALEFKAEYIHGDIGWEFWIKEGNPLPDRTLEILKKTECALFGAITSKPRDEAAEELDPSLQGKGLDYFSPIVRLRQELNLHTNIRPCKAYPGNPLNFKDGIDIVVFRENTEGMYGGVEFHPLPQNVYDTLCAAHKKMKKFGQFGMDNLAVTLRIMSRQACRSIIKQGFSYAKRHGRRSVTVCDKPNVLRETGGLMIRTAREVVKEYPSIPLYETNIDAQCMWLVKNPHDYDIIVAENMFGDILSDLCAQLVGGLGFASAGNIGDSYAVFEPTHGSAPKYTGQYKVNPIACILAAKLMLDWLGESDMAVRLENAVAAVIAEGKVRTYDMGGKSTSKEMAQAIVGKIRGK
- a CDS encoding NUDIX domain-containing protein; amino-acid sequence: MSGKSAANSAADTSWESDGPRTHRVAVGAYIFREGRVLLVKRMNPPYTFAPPGGRLNVGEDPETGLRREVREETGLEIELLGLAHYWYGSMDGAKPELLCMNFLAESAEEDVRLSDEHSASVWASRADIESGTIQTLDEKGYGYRPEDILLAFDLYLQRQGVAR